The DNA segment aattagacatttttccaaacaagacatacaaatggccaacggGTATATGAAGAAGCACTCAATATCACTATTCATTtggtaaatgcaaatcaaaaccatgagacATCAGTTCATTTTAGTGAAGATGGCTGttaccaaaaagacaagagataaaaaggtgaggatgtagagaaaagacagcccttGTACACTGCAAGTGGGAATGTAGAACCATtatagaagttcctcaaaaaattaaaaataaaactaccatatgatctagcaattctacttttaGGTATATAGCCAAAGTAAATGAAATCACCATCTTGAAGAGATAACTGGACTCCtattttcattgcagcattattcatgatagccaagaCTGGGAAACAaaacctaagtgtctgtcaatGGATGaatgcagccaggaaattaaaagatgcttgctccttgaaagaaaagctatgaccaacctagatagtgcatcaaaaagcagagatattactttgctgataaaaatccatatagccaaagctgtggtttttccagtagtcatgtatggatgtgagaattggaccataaagaaggctgagcaccgaagaattgatgcttttgaactgtggtgttggagaagactcttgagagtctcttggactgcgaggagatcaaatcagtcaatcctaaaggaaatcaaccctgaatattgattggaaggactgatgttgaagctgaagctccaatactttggccacctggtatgaagagacaactcattggaaaagaccctgatgctgggaaagactgagggaaggaagagaagagggcaacagatactgagatggttggatggcatcaccaactcaatggacatgaattggagcaaattctgggagacagtggaggacagaggagcctggtatgctgcagtccatgaggtgccaaagagtcagacacaacttagcaactaaacaataacaacaataatggatgaatggacaaagaaattgCTACCTATCTTTCTAGTTGTGATATATATGAAATATCATTCAGGCTTTAAAAAGCAGGAAATCCCACCATTTGTAACAATGTAGATGAACTTGGAGGACactatactgagtgaaataagccagtcccAGACTAATATTGggtgatatcacttgtatgtggaatctaaaaaagtccAGTTTAGAGAAACAGTAGAGTGGTGGTTGTCAGAAGTTGAGGTAGGATGGGAGTGAAATGAGGAGATGCTGATCAAAGGGTACAACCTTTCAGttgtaagatgaataagtttAAAAATCTAATGTACATCATGGTAACTACAGTTCATAATAAAgtattgtttatttgattttttaaaaatcctctgaTCATTTGGTATTTACAAATGGATTGACCTATAATTTTGTTGtaaataatttggaaaagtaATTAAGTAGTTTCACAATATGTCTTTATATGCGATATCAGCTGGTTTGCCATTTAAAATTATCAgactaaaaactttaaaacaatatattttgtGACAGCTTCattgttaaaacaaaacaacattaaAGTGCAACACTTTTACATTTTgttcatcattgactcaatggacatgaatttgagcaaactcctggaaatagaggacagaggagcctagcatcctgcagtccatgggatcataaacaGTCTGAAATGACTTGGGAATGAACAACAATGACACTTCATTCACTCACctaccaaaaattattttttaaaattattttgttgtttattttatttttggctgtgttgggtctttgttgcaacataagggctttctctagttgctgaaagcccagctgtggtgcgtgggccTCTCatttgcaatggcttctcttgtagcagagcatgggctctagagtgtgtgggctcagtagttgtggctcatggacttagccggcctggggcatgtgggatcttccaggaccagggattgaacttgtgtcccctgcaacggcaggtggattcttaaccactggggcaccagggaaatcccaaaaattatttttgaaaatcctAGATGACCTGGTCTGTCCTCTTATGGTATTCCATCATTAATATcttataaatatactttttttttttttttaagttagtccagttcagttcagttcagtcacgcagtcgtgtctgactctttgcgaccccatggactatagcactccaggcctctctgtccatcaccaactcccggagtttactcaaacccgtgtccattgagtcagtgatgccatccaaccatctcatcctctgtcgtccccttctcctcctgccttcaatctttcccagcatcagagtcttttctaatgagttagttttcgcatcaggtggccaaagtatttgagcttcagcttcagcatcagtccttccaatgaatattcaggactgattccctttaggatggactggttggatctccttgcagtccaagggaccaaagagtcttcttcaacaccacagttcagaagcatcaattcttcggcgctcagctttctttatagtccaactcacatccatacatgactactggaaaaaccatagctttgactggatagacctttgttggcaaagtaatgtctctgctttttaatatgctgtctaggttggtcataacttttcttccaaggagcaagtgtcttttaatttcatggctgcagtcaccatctgcagcgattttggagcccaaacaaatagtctctcactgtttccactgtttgataggaccagatcttagttttctgaatgttgagcttgaaaccagctttttcattctcctctttcagtttcatcaagaggctctttagttcttcttcgctttcttccataagggtggtgtcatctgcatatctgaggttattgatatttctcccagaaatcttgattccagcttgtgcttcttccagcccagcatttgtcatgatataccctgcatatacatcaaataagcagggtgacaatatacagccttgatgtactcctttctcaatttggaaccagtctgttgttccatgtacagttctaactgttgcttcctgacctgcatacaggtttctcaagaggcaggtcaggtggtcaggtattcccatctctttcataattttccacaatttgttgcggtccacacagtcaaaggctttggcataatcaataaagcagaaatagatgtttttctggaactatcttgcttttttgatgatccaacagatgttggcaatttgatctctggttcctctgccttttctaaaaccagcttgaacatctggaagttcacggttcatgtactgttgaagtctggcttggagaattttgagcattactttgctagcgtgtgagatgagtgcaactgtgcgatagtttgagcattctttggcattgcttttctttgggattggaatgaaacatgaccttttccagtcctgtggccactgcttagctttccaaatttgctgacatattgagtgtagcactttcacagcatcatataaGATTATAATTTTCATAATGAATTTTTCCCCTTAAAccacaaccttttttttttttttgacaaccaTCTTAACAGTAAACTCAATATACTGAGGTTAGGATTCTAGCAATGGAAACGATCAGTTTCTAAGGCTGGGATGGCGTTAGGGCAGGAGAGCCTGTCCCCAAattaactttgggcttccctgatagctcagttggtaaagaatctgcctgcaatgcaggagacccaggtctgattcctgggttgggaagagcccctggaaaagggaaaggctacccactccagtattcttgggcttcccttgtggctcagctggtgaagaatccacctgcaatgcagacctgggttcaatccctgggttgggaagatcccctggagaagggaaaggctaccctctccagtattctggcctggagaattccatggactgtatagtccaaggggtcacaaagagtcagacacaactgagcaactttcacttgcactttcaaGGCTTACACTCACAGCTATCTTGACCTTTGAAACAAACTAAGAAGAAAGTTCTAATATTATTAACATGAAGAAAGGACTCTAGCAGGACCTTATCATATAACATGCTTTACAGTATTCTCTGTCATTTGAATTTTAAGGTAACACGACTGTAGTAAAAGGACTTGTTCAGAATGTCTCTAAAGGTTAAATTCTCAATGTATATTCAAATCTCCTACAATCttaagcacatgcacacacacacacacacacacgtgcagaGGCCTTTACCATAATGTGAGTCTTCACTTTTCCCTTCTGAATTATGAAAGCACCTCCCATTCCTACAGGCTTATCTCCATAATGTTTTTCAAGAGTCTCCCTCATACATGTCACAAAGTTAAGTTTTCCAGTTCTTCTTTTGACTTTCACCTCAATGACCTAGAGAAAACATACATACCATTGTTGTAAGCTGcaaaatattatgcaaataacTACCAAAGTGAAACATTATATAATTCATTGCCATCAAGCAAATATTCAACTGTTTGTTTTGAGCACCCAGATATTAGCAGAAGTGTCTGAATCCTCTAAGtcttaataatatatatatatatatgcaagatATATCATTTACTCTAATAATATCTTATTCATGCTTTTTTGGACTGAGAAAGAGAATTATagcttaattttataaatttatagctAAATTCAACACTGAACTCTTGAGACTCTTACTATATGTCAATATGGTAAAAGATTGAGAATTCTTTGATTTAAGGGATTAATTTCTGATACCTAGAGAAGAAACGactatattttctcatttcctttaaaattctggACTTCTGTTACCCCCACTTTAGTAGGTATTTTTGCTTCACCACCTCATTTCTCAAAGTGGCTGAAGTAGTTATCTCTTTATAAAATCTGAGAGTTCTCACAACTGCTAAAACTGaaatcatcttaaaaaaataaacagctttaTTGGGGATACAATTCACATACTATACAATCCACCTACTTAAAGTAAACAATTCAATGGCTTTCAGTATATTTATAGAGTTGTGTGACCATCACTACAATTTTGGAACATGAAATCATCTTTTTTTGGTACTAATAGGAAATAAATATGAAGTGGGGCATTAATTCTCCTTATCTATTCTTTCTATAATTTCTATAATCTATAATATAATCCCATCATTTCTAGATATCTCAATCAATGTCTGATCAGTCAGGAATGAGCAAGTTACATATGTACTAACTGTAGGTAGACATTATCAACTTCAGCTGCATGGTTCATCTATTTGACTAACTCACTCCCCAGAAGAATATCCTATTACCTTTTAGTTCCTTGGAAAAAGGCTATTGTTTACTAGTATTATTCTTAACCTTAGTTTTAAATGAGACTTTTACTCTGCCTGCAGTACTTTCTGAATCTTTCATAACTGGATTATTTAAAGAGCTTTGACTTGGGTATCTTTggattttcttaagaaaattacAGTAGCAATAAGCATTCAGATTTTTAGCTCTCTGAGAAATTTTGGAGAATACTGCGTTTTTATGAACAAAATCACCTTCCCAGGTTGGCCTTCACTGGCAAAAAGATTAGCCAGTAACGCACACCCAAAATCATGATATTTCTCACTGTATTTCTCTAGTAGACACCCTCCATCTGCAGGGTTAACCCGAGCAAAGTAACTTCCATTCACAGGAGGTCTGTGTCCACTTTCTGTTTGAACAAGTAGcataaactgaaaagaaaagtaaataaggtATTTAGTCAATCATAGAATCTCTATGCAAAAGAGAATATCTTGAAAATGTGACAAGATATTTTGCCCTACACTTTAAGACATTTTATTTCAAGATCtaataataaaacatgaaaaacagaatatttaatgttagattaaaatgttaaagatttacaaaaatcaaaaacgggaaaaaacattttgtaaaatgtttacaGTATTATGGTGTTTCTAAGAGATTGTgacatttgctttaaaatttctcattttaaattttaaacttttatcttgAACACTAGCCAATTTATATTAATGTTTCTATAAGGACTTGTATGATTATTGACTAACGGTCACATCTGTAAGAGGCAGTGAGAGACAATGTGCAAACTGAGGAGGTTATTCAGTCTCTGTTCATGAGATGTGAAGAAGCACTGATATTTTTATGTTGGAAATGCATTGACATACACAGTGATGGATATTACCTTTTATAAATAACAATCAAACTACTGAGCTAGATCCCTGCTATTGGTCTGAAAGAGGGAGTTGACTAGGTCATTAAACATTTCATGCATCTTCTGATTAAAAGCTGTCTTTGAACTAGCCAAGGTCAGAGAAGCTAGGAATCCTCTGATGTGTAAGGATCGAAATCTTTCACATTCCAGAGTCCTCGGCAAACCACAGCAGGACCTTTGATAGACTCATCTATGACTTAAGAAAATCTAAATTAGAGATGAGTGCTCCATTTCAGTTTGACTAACTGGAGCGTGGGCTATACTCTAAATCAGTACCAAACAGTATCAAATCTGTAGAGAGGTATGATATCAACCACTTACAATTCATTCAGATGACAGGATTTCTGATAGGGCAGTAAAAGGAAAAAGGCAAACTAAGTGTCAAATCAATAAGTTAAAATAATTGtactaatatatattacatattatatataacatatgatAATATGCTGACCTCAGAATTGAATCCAAGAGTCTGAAATGGGCCTGCTCCTGCTCCAAGAATAAAAGCTCCAGGAAGCTGGATGTCTTTTGCAATCTTATTTAAATCATAAACCTAAGTAAGAGAAAAAGCATATTATTTAGAACTGACTTACATAAATTCCCAGGTTTACTTTTTGTTACTGAGTCCATTAACATTTGCTTGTCACACTGGTCAGTGGGTCTTCTAAGAATAAAAATAGGAATCAATTTCCATAATCTTCATGTGaatgtgaaaagtaaaaatacactTACTTTTTTTTGATTTACAAGAGGCAGTAAGTAAGGCACACCTCCTACTTCTGCAATTCTAGTTTTTCCACAGATgcctaaaaagaaaatacaccttAAAAATAGGTGAACATCTACATCTAAGTATAAAATACCAGAAGACACTTATTAAGAGTATGTATATtttagaagaattgatgctttcaaagtatggtgctggagaagactcctgagagtcccttggacagcaaggagatcaaactagtcaatcctaaaggaaatcaacccttaatattcattgaaaggactgatgctgaagctccaatactttggccacctgatgtgaagacccaattcaatggaaaagaccctgatgctgggaaagattgagggcaggaggagaaggggacgacagagggtgagatggttggatggcatcaccaactcaatggacatgagtttgagtcaactccaggagatggtgatggacaaggaagcctggcatgctgtataaggtccatgggattgccaagagttggatacaactgagcgactgaacaacaataattttgggggcttccctggtgatccagtggctaagattctgagctcccaatgcagggggtctgagttcaagccttggtcagggaactagatcccatatactgcaactaaagattctgcatgccacaactaagacctgatgcacgcaaataaatgaatgaataaataaatattttttaacagagTATACACATTTTACtctatatcctgtgataaatcataatggaaaatataaaaaaagaagatatatatgtgtataactgagtcattctgctgtacagcagaaattgtcacagcgttgtaaatcaactatacttcaatttttctttttttacattttaaaattttttatttgtgttaaaaaatgtttgtaCACCAGTATTTAAAATCATTGtaacaaaaaggaaatggcactccaaaCTGCACTTCAAAGACCAGAGGACATCTTGGACTAGCTTGCTTTTTACTCTAGAGTTCACTGTCCTCCCACCCAGCTTCCTCCTTcaccaacagtttttttttttccctcccagtcAGACAG comes from the Odocoileus virginianus isolate 20LAN1187 ecotype Illinois chromosome 28, Ovbor_1.2, whole genome shotgun sequence genome and includes:
- the C28H11orf54 gene encoding ester hydrolase C11orf54 homolog yields the protein MACAEYSFHVPSLEELVGVLQKGLTDNFAEVQVSLVDCPDLTKEPFTFPIKGICGKTRIAEVGGVPYLLPLVNQKKVYDLNKIAKDIQLPGAFILGAGAGPFQTLGFNSEFMLLVQTESGHRPPVNGSYFARVNPADGGCLLEKYSEKYHDFGCALLANLFASEGQPGKVIEVKVKRRTGKLNFVTCMRETLEKHYGDKPVGMGGAFIIQKGKVKTHIMPAEFSSCPLNSDEDVNKWLRFYEMKAPLVCLPVFVSRDPGFDLRLEHTHCFSHHGEGGHYHYDTTPDIVEYLGYFLPAEFLFRIDQPKETHSFGRD